A region of Allocoleopsis franciscana PCC 7113 DNA encodes the following proteins:
- a CDS encoding Uma2 family endonuclease, which produces MPGLTVKDLEKLQVQHPDYRMELVSGEIIVMSPSGYESDEVAAEIIRLLGNWVRPRKLGRVTASNAGFILPNADKDVRAPDASFVRAERLRRTTGDYAQLVPDLMFEVKSKTDSLSKLRQKIQEFLALGTQVGVLVDPRTRTMEVYRPGVEKVVLRDGDVLTVPELLPGWELVVAEVWAPEFD; this is translated from the coding sequence ATGCCAGGATTGACGGTGAAAGACCTGGAAAAATTGCAAGTGCAGCATCCTGACTATCGGATGGAGTTGGTGAGTGGGGAGATTATTGTCATGAGTCCATCAGGGTATGAATCCGATGAAGTTGCGGCTGAGATTATCCGACTCTTGGGCAATTGGGTCAGACCTCGCAAGTTGGGGCGAGTGACGGCATCCAATGCTGGATTTATTCTTCCCAATGCCGATAAGGACGTGCGTGCTCCTGATGCTTCGTTTGTGCGAGCAGAGCGATTGCGGCGAACAACAGGAGACTATGCTCAGTTAGTCCCTGATTTGATGTTTGAGGTCAAATCCAAAACTGACTCCTTGTCTAAGCTGCGTCAGAAGATTCAAGAGTTTTTAGCGTTAGGAACGCAGGTTGGGGTTTTAGTTGACCCGCGAACTCGGACGATGGAGGTTTATCGTCCGGGTGTGGAGAAGGTGGTTTTGCGAGATGGGGATGTGCTGACAGTGCCGGAACTGCTACCGGGATGGGAGTTGGTAGTGGCTGAGGTTTGGGCACCGGAGTTTGATTAA